A single region of the Chroococcidiopsis thermalis PCC 7203 genome encodes:
- a CDS encoding CPBP family intramembrane glutamic endopeptidase: MPILCPKIAAYPAPARIGIFLLILMLLWLPIAVPIYWIWGTDNTSSTIALLILYVKFVWLLQIWGRKVHRQSQPLQYHGLARTRQNGFELLTALGIGFISLFTLFLLESWIGWLTWQPLPRVHLSFGLEGLLVGLGVGVAEELLFRGWLIDELHWNCNFKTAVWISSTIYAALHFIKPWTEIVRTLPSFPGLLLLGLTLGWARQVHQKRLGFAIGLHAGLVWGYYLVDVSDWINYTNQVPEWVTGINQNPLAGIVGFGFLCALAFVVRKTGECGVTLD; this comes from the coding sequence ATGCCGATTCTATGTCCGAAAATTGCTGCCTATCCTGCCCCAGCCAGAATCGGCATTTTTCTGCTAATACTAATGTTGCTGTGGCTACCTATCGCTGTTCCCATCTACTGGATATGGGGAACAGATAATACCAGCAGTACGATCGCTCTATTGATTCTGTACGTTAAGTTTGTCTGGCTGTTGCAGATTTGGGGCAGGAAAGTCCATCGCCAGTCTCAGCCACTTCAGTATCATGGACTGGCGAGAACCCGCCAGAATGGATTTGAACTCTTAACAGCTCTGGGAATTGGCTTCATCAGCCTTTTTACTCTTTTTCTCCTTGAGAGTTGGATAGGATGGTTAACTTGGCAACCTCTCCCTAGAGTCCATCTCTCATTTGGGTTAGAAGGTTTGCTAGTTGGATTAGGTGTGGGAGTTGCTGAAGAATTGCTCTTCCGAGGTTGGCTGATTGACGAACTGCATTGGAACTGTAACTTTAAGACGGCTGTGTGGATTAGTAGCACGATCTATGCGGCACTACACTTTATTAAACCTTGGACGGAAATTGTCCGCACGTTGCCGAGTTTTCCAGGGCTGCTACTGTTAGGGTTAACCTTGGGATGGGCAAGGCAGGTACACCAAAAACGCTTAGGATTTGCCATTGGGCTTCACGCTGGATTGGTTTGGGGTTACTACCTAGTTGACGTATCGGATTGGATAAATTACACGAATCAAGTTCCAGAATGGGTGACAGGAATCAATCAAAATCCTTTGGCAGGGATTGTAGGCTTTGGGTTTCTCTGCGCGCTTGCTTTTGTAGTGCGAAAGACAGGGGAATGTGGAGTGACGCTAGATTGA